From Zingiber officinale cultivar Zhangliang chromosome 5B, Zo_v1.1, whole genome shotgun sequence, the proteins below share one genomic window:
- the LOC121987040 gene encoding transcription repressor OFP14-like, with translation MGKKKKLQKSLRICLSKIKKVPSQLSMQSSSAGRPAASASATSWILSACKHPKTPSFAVDRDRHPDDDDRVSGCGAVDPAATLSDVDRFLYENFNSLCSRRHDEEEEEEEEATRPATGFHSSERFFVSPGSSSSLHDETGRRSTSTSPPSGSSQRKAEEVPGGGVAVTTFSKDPYEDFRRSMQEMMEARHGVGTGQPLDWDFMEELLFCYLELNDRSVHKYILRAFTELAVAFRRQNSRRRAPPENNSDKAKMKYYSKKDRMVDVKPRSPAGD, from the coding sequence ATGGGGAAGAAAAAGAAGCTCCAAAAGTCTCTACGGATCTGTCTTTCCAAGATCAAGAAGGTCCCATCTCAACTCAGCATGCAGAGTTCGTCGGCAGGTCGTCCCGCCGCCTCCGCCTCGGCCACCAGTTGGATTCTCTCGGCATGTAAGCATCCCAAAACGCCTTCCTTCGCCGTCGACCGCGATCGCCACCCGGACGACGACGACAGAGTCAGCGGCTGCGGAGCCGTTGACCCTGCTGCCACGCTCTCCGACGTCGACCGTTTCCTCTACGAGAATTTCAACTCTCTCTGTTCCCGCCGGcacgacgaagaagaagaagaagaggaggaggcgacCCGCCCGGCCACCGGGTTCCACTCCTCTGAGCGCTTCTTCGTGTCGCCCGGCTCCTCAAGCTCCCTCCACGACGAGACCGGCCGGCGGTCGACCTCGACCTCGCCGCCGTCGGGTTCGTCTCAGAGGAAGGCGGAGGAGGTGCCGGGCGGCGGGGTGGCGGTGACGACGTTCTCCAAGGACCCGTACGAGGATTTCCGCCGCTCGATGCAGGAGATGATGGAGGCTCGCCACGGGGTGGGCACCGGCCAGCCGCTGGATTGGGACTTCATGGAGGAGCTCCTGTTCTGCTACCTGGAGCTCAACGACCGGAGCGTCCACAAGTACATCTTGAGGGCCTTCACCGAGCTCGCCGTAGCCTTCCGCCGCCAAAACAGCAGGAGGAGAGCTCCGCCGGAGAATAACAGCGACAAGGCGAAGATGAAATATTATTCAAAGAAGGATCGCATGGTGGACGTGAAGCCCCGTTCTCCCGCCGGCGACTAG